One window of Nymphaea colorata isolate Beijing-Zhang1983 chromosome 11, ASM883128v2, whole genome shotgun sequence genomic DNA carries:
- the LOC116265019 gene encoding protein PIN-LIKES 2, giving the protein MGGGMGISRVDVLSGIIPLLKLLCLAVMGLVLAHPKVHVLPRSTLRLLSKLVFALFLPCLIFTHLGTSVTPSNLTLWWFVPLNVLISTAAGCLLGYLVVLVCRPPPQFRRFTVIMTGFGNTGNLSIAIVGSVCHSSDHPFGPDCHRKGLAYIAFAQWVAVILVYTLIYHMMEPPLEFYEIVPEAEAADEDPIAAANGIPVVGAGDISRPLLVEAEWPGIEDKETRHCKTPFIARVFRSLNSGLSQAGFPDLDANRLEDSSIEADNGGGSSPKSIRCLAEPRMVRRIRIVAEQTPIQHILQPPTIASLLAIVVGMVPHLKDFMFGADAPLSFFTDSLEILGGAMVPSVLLILGGMLAEGPNESQLGIRTTIGVIVARLLILPLLGIGVVILADKLNLLVAGDQMYRFVLLLQYTTPSAILLGAIASLRGYAVSEASALLFWQHVSAVFSLSVYIVVYFKLLSYV; this is encoded by the coding sequence atgggcgGTGGTATGGGGATCAGCAGGGTGGACGTGTTGAGCGGCATCATCCCCCTGTTGAAGCTGCTCTGTCTCGCCGTCATGGGCCTTGTCCTCGCTCACCCTAAGGTTCACGTCCTCCCAAGGTCGACGCTCAGGCTGCTGAGCAAGCTCGTCTTCgccctcttcctcccttgcCTCATCTTTACCCACCTGGGCACATCCGTGACCCCATCCAACCTTACTCTCTGGTGGTTCGTTCCCCTCAACGTCCTTATTAGCACCGCCGCCGGCTGTCTCCTCGGCTACCTCGTCGTCCTCGTGTGCCGTCCGCCGCCCCAGTTCCGGCGATTCACCGTCATCATGACCGGTTTCGGTAACACGGGCAACCTCTCCATCGCCATCGTCGGTTCCGTCTGCCATAGCTCCGATCACCCCTTTGGCCCCGATTGCCACCGCAAGGGCCTCGCTTACATCGCCTTCGCTCAGTGGGTTGCCGTCATCCTCGTGTACACCCTCATTTACCACATGATGGAACCCCCTCTCGAATTTTACGAGATCGTTCCAGAGGCCGAAGCTGCCGACGAGGACCCTATTGCCGCTGCGAACGGAATCCCAGTTGTTGGTGCTGGGGACATCAGCAGGCCGCTGCTTGTGGAGGCAGAGTGGCCGGGGATTGAGGACAAGGAAACCCGGCACTGCAAAACCCCCTTCATCGCCAGAGTTTTCCGGAGCCTGAACTCAGGCCTCTCGCAGGCGGGCTTCCCCGATCTTGATGCCAACAGGTTGGAGGATTCTTCAATTGAGGCGGACAACGGCGGCGGAAGCAGCCCGAAATCGATCCGGTGCCTGGCGGAGCCCAGAATGGTGAGGAGGATCAGGATAGTCGCAGAACAGACGCCGATCCAGCATATCCTCCAGCCGCCCACCATCGCTTCTTTGTTGGCAATTGTCGTCGGCATGGTTCCCCATTTGAAGGATTTCATGTTCGGTGCAGACgctcctctttccttcttcacGGATAGCTTGGAGATTCTTGGTGGGGCTATGGTTCCTTCTGTTTTGCTCATTCTCGGAGGTATGCTAGCGGAGGGGCCCAACGAATCGCAGCTCGGGATCAGAACGACGATCGGTGTTATCGTCGCGAGGTTGTTGATTCTGCCATTGCTTGGAATCGGAGTAGTGATTTTAGCCGACAAACTTAATCTATTAGTGGCCGGAGATCAGATGTACAGATTCGTTCTCCTTCTGCAGTACACGACGCCGAGCGCCATTCTGCTAGGAGCCATTGCCAGCTTGAGAGGTTATGCTGTGAGTGAGGCCTCTGCCCTCTTGTTTTGGCAGCATGTCTCTGCTGTATTCTCCCTTTCAGTCTATATCGTTGTCTATTTCAAATTACTATCATATGTTTGA